One segment of Pseudoalteromonas rubra DNA contains the following:
- a CDS encoding AMP-binding protein, translated as MKSAAENVYTQFELSVAKHPDRIALDSDKQQLSYRTLYQSVEQLAAILSEQGITQQDVVLVKLERSIEFITVVLALLRVGATYLPVSNKLNESDLSFMLQETQARFVICTDVTSLPGMGIEVLDIVDMLAQQPAKSAPGVTRSREACVYIMYTSGSTGRPKGVRVPDRAIQRLVVDSDYIQITPEDAIYMTADISFDAATFEIWGALLNGARLIIDGAEFSPTRFMRNVAVKKATIAWLTSGLFHMLGANRPEVFRPLRAILAGGDVLSSAVIRSVLNTCPDLTVINGYGPTENTTFTCCYVMDDVTLPQDNVPIGYPIRGTHIAILDDELEHVSDGESGILYAYGDGVALGYVGDRDKDNAFFYNEKISSGLIYRTGDKVKRLNGRIHFLGREDNLVKVRGYRVSMEFVTEKLYQLDYIENAFVHLIKDHAGNNALSAKVTTKKPVSSKLIKQELATMISPYMVPDIIEVKEKFSLNKNGKIAKNQLIEV; from the coding sequence ATGAAATCAGCAGCAGAGAATGTTTACACGCAGTTTGAGCTGAGCGTCGCAAAACATCCAGACCGCATTGCGCTGGACAGTGACAAACAACAGCTTAGTTATCGCACTTTATATCAATCGGTGGAGCAGCTCGCAGCGATTTTATCAGAGCAGGGAATTACGCAGCAGGATGTCGTATTGGTAAAACTTGAACGCTCCATTGAGTTTATCACGGTTGTGTTGGCATTGTTGCGAGTCGGTGCGACTTATCTGCCGGTGTCGAACAAGCTCAATGAGTCGGACCTCAGCTTTATGTTGCAAGAAACTCAGGCGCGTTTTGTGATTTGTACAGATGTTACATCACTTCCAGGAATGGGCATTGAGGTGCTTGATATTGTGGACATGCTGGCTCAGCAACCCGCGAAATCTGCACCCGGGGTTACCCGCAGTCGTGAAGCGTGTGTCTACATTATGTATACATCGGGTTCAACAGGCAGACCCAAAGGCGTCAGAGTACCTGACAGAGCCATCCAGCGTCTGGTCGTAGACAGTGATTATATCCAAATCACGCCAGAGGATGCGATTTACATGACGGCTGATATTTCATTCGACGCTGCGACCTTTGAGATATGGGGCGCGTTATTAAATGGCGCAAGACTCATTATTGATGGTGCTGAGTTTAGTCCTACCAGGTTTATGCGTAACGTCGCAGTTAAGAAGGCGACTATTGCTTGGCTTACATCTGGGTTATTTCACATGTTGGGTGCGAACCGCCCTGAGGTGTTTCGGCCATTGCGGGCCATCCTTGCCGGTGGAGATGTACTCAGTAGCGCGGTGATCCGCTCCGTGCTGAATACTTGTCCGGATCTGACTGTAATCAATGGCTACGGCCCGACAGAGAATACAACGTTTACATGTTGTTATGTCATGGATGACGTGACCTTACCACAAGACAATGTCCCGATAGGATATCCAATTAGAGGCACTCATATCGCAATTTTGGACGACGAGCTGGAGCATGTGAGTGATGGTGAGTCAGGGATTTTGTATGCCTACGGTGACGGTGTTGCACTGGGGTATGTTGGTGACAGAGATAAAGACAATGCATTTTTCTATAACGAAAAAATCTCCTCAGGGCTGATTTATCGCACTGGCGATAAAGTGAAACGCTTAAACGGAAGAATTCATTTCCTGGGGAGAGAAGATAATCTGGTTAAAGTACGCGGATACCGGGTATCTATGGAGTTTGTTACAGAGAAACTGTATCAGCTCGACTATATAGAAAATGCGTTTGTTCACTTAATTAAAGATCATGCAGGAAATAATGCTTTGAGTGCAAAGGTAACGACTAAAAAGCCTGTGTCATCGAAATTAATAAAACAAGAACTGGCAACTATGATTTCACCTTATATGGTGCCAGATATTATTGAAGTAAAAGAAAAGTTTAGCTTAAACAAAAATGGCAAAATCGCCAAAAATCAACTTATCGAGGTGTAA
- a CDS encoding alpha/beta hydrolase, with product MKKFINRGVPILSMHTERVENRPDVILVLPFGTELEAANSFIASLDQTCNLYTWQSRHILDDNDELQVQALTMASHAADLEQLIEEYALHEPVIVGYCSGAAVALHFAARSDNYQALFLVFGEYALAERSKEYEIPAHYFEVDTLLRMAAKSRAFSTMLSDKMSDAGFASQVADEARFFNKPYFNELYLHRYALNYLDFVSHDYLDDAKQLEKHVYVYCSDEDKHVGTDTSVVISNALRNSTLVRGKFDDHYAFCRPETGILQQLKKDISHEISSRECLHAV from the coding sequence ATGAAAAAATTCATAAATAGGGGCGTGCCAATACTCAGTATGCACACCGAGCGGGTCGAAAACAGGCCTGATGTGATTCTGGTTTTGCCCTTTGGCACTGAACTGGAGGCGGCTAACAGCTTCATTGCGAGCCTGGATCAGACATGCAACCTGTATACGTGGCAAAGCCGTCATATTTTGGACGACAACGATGAATTGCAAGTTCAGGCACTGACCATGGCGTCACATGCTGCGGACTTAGAGCAACTGATTGAAGAATACGCGTTGCACGAACCTGTGATTGTGGGTTACTGCTCCGGCGCTGCCGTGGCACTGCACTTTGCAGCGCGAAGTGACAATTATCAGGCCCTGTTTTTGGTTTTTGGCGAATACGCTTTGGCTGAAAGAAGTAAAGAGTACGAGATACCAGCACATTACTTTGAAGTGGATACTTTGTTGAGAATGGCTGCCAAAAGCCGAGCGTTTAGCACTATGTTAAGCGACAAAATGTCGGATGCGGGTTTTGCCAGTCAGGTTGCGGATGAAGCGAGATTTTTCAATAAACCTTACTTCAATGAATTGTATTTGCATCGTTATGCTTTGAATTATCTGGACTTTGTGAGTCACGATTATCTGGATGATGCGAAGCAGCTTGAGAAACACGTTTATGTGTATTGCTCCGATGAAGACAAGCATGTCGGCACGGACACATCAGTGGTGATAAGTAATGCGCTGAGAAACAGCACGCTGGTCAGAGGGAAGTTTGATGACCACTACGCATTTTGTCGCCCTGAAACAGGCATTTTACAGCAATTAAAAAAGGATATTTCTCATGAAATCAGCAGCAGAGAATGTTTACACGCAGTTTGA
- a CDS encoding SDR family NAD(P)-dependent oxidoreductase, whose product MNFENKKVVITGASPDFGQTLSILFAQMGAELFLSARTLEKVNATAKLVREVVPGVKISTFQVNVSNPAEIEKFAHDVREISDDIDILINNASYWLEGHLTDVDDEDIVETINSTATGSVLMTKHFLPLLKNSKSPDIIFVNSTASLNNNIHSIASEAFSAAKSAQSTFADRLRQRMKGQGVRVISVYPPNFDNPSPLDDVQWNERRSHTQLRYLSARNVFECIKFALSQDRVCSIDKIVLSNNNPAETEVID is encoded by the coding sequence ATGAATTTTGAGAATAAAAAGGTTGTGATTACGGGTGCAAGCCCGGACTTTGGACAAACTCTGTCTATACTGTTTGCGCAGATGGGCGCTGAACTTTTTTTGTCTGCCAGGACGCTCGAGAAGGTTAACGCGACCGCTAAGCTGGTCAGGGAAGTGGTCCCAGGTGTAAAAATATCGACATTTCAGGTGAATGTTAGCAATCCTGCCGAGATCGAAAAGTTTGCACATGACGTTCGGGAAATATCAGATGACATTGACATTCTCATTAACAATGCATCTTACTGGCTTGAGGGCCATCTTACTGATGTTGATGACGAAGACATAGTTGAAACGATAAATTCAACCGCTACAGGCAGTGTCCTGATGACTAAACATTTCCTGCCATTGCTCAAAAACTCGAAATCACCCGACATCATTTTTGTTAATAGTACAGCTAGCTTAAACAACAATATACACTCGATCGCCAGCGAAGCATTTAGTGCGGCTAAGTCAGCTCAATCCACTTTTGCGGACAGGCTTCGCCAACGTATGAAAGGGCAAGGGGTGCGCGTAATTTCGGTGTATCCGCCTAACTTTGATAATCCATCGCCGTTAGATGACGTTCAATGGAATGAGCGCAGATCACATACGCAATTGAGATACCTGAGTGCCCGAAACGTGTTTGAGTGTATTAAATTTGCGTTGTCTCAGGACCGGGTTTGCTCAATCGATAAGATTGTTTTGAGTAATAACAATCCAGCAGAAACCGAGGTGATTGACTAA
- a CDS encoding acyl carrier protein — protein sequence MQNSNLVKDIVLEKAQATFSGIEIDEKTDFFSVGISSLAVVNFQMEVEQALNCTVETSELMANSTLGDWINLYQSAAQTN from the coding sequence ATGCAAAACAGTAATCTAGTTAAAGATATCGTGCTGGAAAAAGCACAGGCCACATTTAGTGGTATCGAAATTGACGAAAAGACAGACTTTTTCTCAGTTGGGATAAGCTCTCTCGCAGTGGTTAACTTTCAGATGGAAGTTGAGCAAGCGTTGAACTGCACGGTCGAAACATCCGAGTTAATGGCTAATTCGACTTTAGGTGACTGGATCAACCTTTACCAGTCTGCAGCGCAAACAAACTGA
- a CDS encoding TetR/AcrR family transcriptional regulator: MSKGKQTRDNILSVAFKLASENGLESLTIGELAKQCGMSKSGLFAHFNAKENLQAAVVEYANEIFIQRVIVPARADKCTCYKEKITALLNHWLNWNQSFQGSCMFLDAWREKCVNQTPAQQVLKQAIESWLSYLKIQIGKGIENKEFRSDLDPIQATFELYGLYLSAHLYHSMYGQDESTKRFWLGVERLILDWHGSD, encoded by the coding sequence ATGAGCAAAGGTAAACAGACCCGCGATAATATTTTAAGCGTCGCTTTTAAGTTAGCCAGTGAGAATGGCCTGGAAAGCCTGACGATAGGCGAGCTGGCTAAACAATGCGGTATGTCGAAAAGCGGCTTGTTTGCGCATTTCAATGCAAAAGAAAACTTGCAGGCAGCAGTTGTTGAATATGCCAACGAAATATTTATACAGCGAGTTATTGTGCCTGCCCGTGCTGACAAATGCACTTGTTATAAAGAAAAAATTACAGCGCTACTAAATCACTGGCTCAACTGGAATCAATCATTTCAGGGCAGTTGCATGTTCTTAGATGCCTGGCGCGAGAAATGCGTTAACCAAACACCTGCGCAACAAGTGCTCAAGCAGGCCATAGAAAGCTGGTTAAGTTATCTGAAAATTCAGATAGGAAAAGGCATAGAGAACAAGGAGTTTAGATCTGACTTAGATCCAATACAAGCCACTTTTGAGCTCTATGGGCTGTATTTGAGTGCACACTTGTATCACTCCATGTATGGACAGGATGAGAGTACAAAACGATTCTGGCTCGGTGTAGAGCGTTTAATACTAGACTGGCATGGAAGTGACTAA